Within the Gloeobacter kilaueensis JS1 genome, the region CGATCGCATCGTCGAGCGCTCTCAACTGCGTCCGACCCTGATCAAGCTTGTCAAACTGCACACCGGCAGCGCCCCCCAGACTGCGCGCCCCCTGTCCCAACCGGCCACCCTCAGCGAAAACTGATTGTCCTATGGCACTGACTGGCGCTCAACTGCACGATCTGCTGCAGCGCAAGTGGGGGCGCTCCTACGACCTGCAGATCTTCCGGCGCGGCGAACGACTGTACCTGCAGGTGATGTGGCGCTACCTGGGCCAGGGCAGTTTTGCTCTGAGCGAGGACCAGTACGAAGCGCGCTTAGAGCGCATCAGCGCCTATCTGAGCGAACTGGGTGTGCAGCAGCAGGTGGTGGACTTTCTCATGAGCACCCGCGAGAAGCCCCGCATCGGTCGGGCCGTCTCCTTTGCGCTCGAAGTCGAATAAGCGCAACAGCGGCTCGAAATTCATCTTCCCAGGAGATTTGTCCTGTCGAGTTCTCCTGTTACACTTACCGACATCGCACAGGTGTGAGGGGATGAACGGACTGGATGCGACCCGCCGGGCCTGGGTCGAAATCGATCTCGATGCATTGAGGCAAAACGTACAGCATATTCGCTCACGCCTCGCAGGCCGTTGCCGGTTGCTGGCGGTTATCAAGGCGGACGCCTACGGCCACGGTGCTGTGGCAGCCGGTGAAGCGGCCCTCGCCGCCGGTGCCGACTGTCTGGGAGTCGCCACCCTCGAAGAAGGCATCCAGCTCCGGGAGGCGGGCCTGGGTTGCGCGATCGTCGTACTCTCGCCCATCCACACTCCCGCCGAGGTCAAAGCGGTCGCGCACTGGCGGTTGGAGCCGACCCTGTGTACCCCGCGTCAGGTGCTCGTCTGTGGGGAGCACTTGGCACGCCCCCATCCAATCCACCTCAAGATCGACACGGGCATGGGGCGGTTGGGAGCGCCCTGGTCCGAAGCGGTAGCCTTTGTTCGTCTGGCCCGCAGCCAGCCCCAACTGCAGATTGCCTCGCTCTACTCCCATCTGGCGACTGCCGACGAACCGGATTCTGCCGCCCTCGCCGAGCAGCACCGCCGCTTCGAGCAGGTACTTGCCGCTCTCAAACAAGAAGCCCTGCGGCCCGCCTGCGTCCACCTCGCCAACTCCGCCGCCGCCCTGGGCGATCCCAGCCTGCACTACGATCTGGTGCGCGTCGGCATGGCCCTCTACGGCCTCTATCCTGCCCCTATCTTCTGCCAGACTGTTCCGCTGCAGCCGGTCATGCAGGTGCGGGCGCGTATCACCCAGGTCAAGGATGTTCCAGCCGGCACCGGCGTCAGCTACGGCCACACCTACCGCACCACAAAAGATGCCCGCCTCGCTACGGTCGCCATCGGCTACGCCGACGGTGTGCCCCGGCGTCTGTCGAACCGGATGGAAGCGCTGCTGCACGGCACCCGCGTCCCCCAGGTGGGCACAATCACGATGGATCAACTGCTGATTGACTGCAGCCAACTTCCCCAGGCCCGCGAAGGCGACATCGTGACCCTCATCGGCAGCGACGCCGCCGAGACAATTGGCGCGGACGATTGGGCAACCCGGCTTGAGACGATCGCCTACGAAATTGTCTGTGGATTCAAGCACCGCCTGCCGCGTATCGTGCGCGCCGCCAGCCCCTCACCCCGGCCCCCAGAGGGGGCCAGGAGCGAGGAATCGGTCTAGTGCTCTTCTAAAACGCGGCAGATAGCAGCGTCCGCAGAGGAGGTAAGTACCTTGGTGTCGCAGGGAAGATCGTCGCTGTAGTAGATGATTTCGCCTGGGCCACCGGCACCGCCGCCGCCACCCCCGCCGGAGGGGAAGTAGTCCGAGAGACTCAGACTGCTGGTGAACTCGGCTCCGTTCGTAAGTGGATCCTGACCGTTGTACTGCGCTCCCGGCAGAACGTTCAGCCGCGTCGAGTCACCTGCAATCAGTAGCAGCGATCCGGTGCCACCAACATCCTCAGCGGAAAGACCGCCGGTACTGACGACCTGGCCACCGAAGGTGAGCACACCTGTCTCACTGCCCAGAGCCACCGCTCCACCGCCGCCGCCCCCACCGGTCAGTTCAGGCGTGGTGGAATTGAGGGCGGCCCGTGCTACCCGGTTTGCCTTTGGTTGAGGTTGACCAGGCTGACCAGGCGTGCCACCGCCGCCGCCTGCGCCACCTGCGCCACCTTTAGCAGGGATGGGAACATCGATGGGAATAGGGGGAAAACCAGGAGGAATGGGAAGGATTATCCGGACGCACTTGTCTCCGCCGCCACCGCCACCACCGCCGCCACCGCCAAATGCATTACCTGCATTGCCCTTGCCTCCTACACCACCGTTCGGGGCAGCACCGCCTGCCCCGCCTCTGCCGCCAGCACTGGCACCGAGGACACCGCCAGCTCCGCCAGCTCCGCCAGCCACAGCAGCAGGACATTTGCCTGCCGCCCCAACCCCACCAGCGGCTCCGCCAAAAACGGCTCCATTCCCGGCAGCACCGGCATAACCACCGCCACCGCCGCCACCGCCACCACCAGCGTTGCCGATGATCCGGCCACGACCGTTGCGGATGGGCAGACCCGCACCACCGTCACCGCCTTTGCCACCAGCGAAGGCGTAGCTGCCCTTGCCACCAGCAGCACCACCGGCCCGAGCGACGCCGCCAAAACCGCCCATCTTCGTCCCGAGCGGTTGGGAGCTGGCTCCACCGGAACCGCCACTCACGTCGATGCTCCCAGCAAGCTCGAGATCGCCTTTGGCGAATACGTGCAGTACACCGCCACCGGCTCCGCCCCCACCGCTTGCATTTTCTCCTCCTGCCTGACCCGGCTGGCCGTTGAGGGCAAAGGTACCGCCCAGGTAAGCTGTATTGCCGGAAGTGAGAATTACAGCTCCATCGCCGCTCGCGGTCACTGTTACACCAGGAGCGATGTAGATGTTCGAGAAGTCGTAGACGAAGACAGCTGGCGTTTCGCCCGGCTCAATGCCCGGCACGACAACAGACAGTGGAACAGCACGAGCCACTCCCGGCTGCAATAGACCATTGATCGAGTAGGTGCCGGTGCTGGTATCGAAGCTGATGGTGCCGCTACTGACATTCAACTCGCCCAGAGCGCTTTCTGGAGCAAAACTAACGGGCAGCACAGCTACCGGACCATCGACCGATTGGGTGCGTAGAGGGGAACGAACGACAGAGCTTTTCACAGTTGGGGATGCAGCCTGGACAGAGTCCACCGGCAGCAGTGGAGAGGCAAGGGCGATCAAGAGCAGGCCAGCGATTGGAGTGGCTTTATAACACTTCATGGGAGGAATCTCCGTAAA harbors:
- a CDS encoding DUF3067 family protein, coding for MTGAQLHDLLQRKWGRSYDLQIFRRGERLYLQVMWRYLGQGSFALSEDQYEARLERISAYLSELGVQQQVVDFLMSTREKPRIGRAVSFALEVE
- the alr gene encoding alanine racemase, yielding MNGLDATRRAWVEIDLDALRQNVQHIRSRLAGRCRLLAVIKADAYGHGAVAAGEAALAAGADCLGVATLEEGIQLREAGLGCAIVVLSPIHTPAEVKAVAHWRLEPTLCTPRQVLVCGEHLARPHPIHLKIDTGMGRLGAPWSEAVAFVRLARSQPQLQIASLYSHLATADEPDSAALAEQHRRFEQVLAALKQEALRPACVHLANSAAALGDPSLHYDLVRVGMALYGLYPAPIFCQTVPLQPVMQVRARITQVKDVPAGTGVSYGHTYRTTKDARLATVAIGYADGVPRRLSNRMEALLHGTRVPQVGTITMDQLLIDCSQLPQAREGDIVTLIGSDAAETIGADDWATRLETIAYEIVCGFKHRLPRIVRAASPSPRPPEGARSEESV